A window of the Tachysurus fulvidraco isolate hzauxx_2018 chromosome 6, HZAU_PFXX_2.0, whole genome shotgun sequence genome harbors these coding sequences:
- the dync1i2a gene encoding dynein, cytoplasmic 1, intermediate chain 2a isoform X2, translating into MSDKSELKAELERKKQRLAQIREEKKRKEEERKKKEAEQKEPVVVQDDSDLEKKRRETEALLQSIGIAPDVTTGSGPLSPTAKSAGTPSEAGSQDSGDGTTGPRRGPAKLSIAKVVQVDFPPKEVVSYCKETQTPILSEQKEEEEEEEEMAPAEAVTEVEKETLVLGEEVEVPPHELTEEEKLQILHSEEFMDFFDHSTRIIERALSEHVDVFFDYSGRDLEEKEGEMQAGAKLSLNRQFTDEHWSKHRVVTCLDWSPQYPELLVASYNNNEEAPHEPDGVALVWNMKYKKTTPEYVFHCQSAVMSAAFVKFHPNLVVGGTYSGQIVLWDNRSNKRTPVQRTPLSAAAHTHPVYCVNVVGTQNAHNLISISTDGKMCSWSLDMLSQPQDSMELVFKQSKSVAVTSMSFPLGDVNNFVVGSEDGSVYTSCRHGSKAGISEMFEGHHGPVTGIHCHTAAGSVDFSHLFLTSSFDWTVKLWSTKNNKPLYSFEDNSDYVYDVMWSPVHPALFACVDGVGHLDLWNLNNDTEVPTASITVQGSPALNRLRWAQTGREIAVGDSDGQVLIYDVGEQIAVPRTDEWTRFVRTLTEINENREDAEELVAQRIPS; encoded by the exons ATGTCAGATAAGAGTGAGCTGAAGGCGGAGTTAGAGAGAAAGAAGCAGCGCCTCGCACAAAtaagggaagaaaagaaaagaaaagaggaagaacGCAAGAAAAAAGAG GCGGAGCAGAAAGAACCCGTTGTGGTGCAGGATGACTCCGATctggagaagaagaggagagagactGAAGCCCTGCTTCAGAGCATAGGAATTGCACCAGATGTGACTACAG GTTCTGGGCCCTTGTCTCCCACGGCCAAATCTGCTGGCACCCCAAGTGAGGCAGGTAGCCAGGATTCAGGCGATGGCACCACAGGACCCAG GAGAGGCCCGGCAAAGCTGAGCATAGCGAAGGTGGTTCAGGTGGACTTCCCACCCAAAGAGGTGGTGTCTTACTGCAAGGAGACTCAGACCCCCATCCTGAGTGAGCAGAAAGAGG aggaagaggaggaggaagagatggCTCCTGCAGAAGCAGTGACAGAAGTGGAAAAGGAGACATTGGTGTTGGGAGAAGAGGTAGAAG TGCCACCTCATGAGCTGACTGAGGAGGAGAAGCTACAGATTCTGCACTCTGAGGAATTTATGGACTTCTTTGACCACAGCACGCGCATCATTGAGAGAGCTTTGTCTGAACATGTGGATGTTTTCTTTGACTACAGTGGCCGTGACCTTGAGGAAAAGGAGGG TGAGATGCAGGCTGGAGCAAAGCTGTCTCTGAACAGACAGTTCACAGATGAGCACTGGTCCAAACACAGGGTGGTCACCTGTCTGGACTGGTCCCCACAG TATCCTGAGCTGCTGGTTGCCTCCTATAACAACAACGAGGAGGCACCGCATGAGCCTGATGGAGTGGCGCTGGTCTGGAACATGAAGTATAAGAAAACTACGCCCGAGTATGTCTTTCACTGCCAG tctgCAGTGATGTCAGCTGCATTTGTTAAGTTCCACCCTAACCTGGTGGTAGGTGGTACGTATTCAGGACAGATCGTACTATGGGACAATAGAAGTAACAAGCGAACTCCAGTGCAGAGGACTCCGCTTTCAGCCGCTGCTCACACG CATCCTGTTTACTGCGTGAATGTCGTCGGCACACAAAATGCTCACAACCTGATCAGCATCTCCACTGATGGTAAAATGTGCTCATGGAGTCTGGACATGTTGTCCCAGCCTCAG GACAGTATGGAGTTGGTGTTTAAGCAGTCCAAGTCTGTAGCAGTTACTTCCATGTCTTTCCCCTTGGGTGACGTCAATAACTTTGTGGTGGGCAGTGAGGATGGATCGGTCTACACATCCTGTCGGCACGGCAG TAAGGCAGGTATCAGCGAGATGTTTGAGGGCCACCACGGTCCAGTGACAGGAATCCATTGCCACACAGCGGCTGGTTCTGTAGacttctctcatctctttctcacTTCTTCCTTTGACTGGACCGTCAAACTCTGGAGCACTAAG aaTAATAAGCCGCTCTACTCCTTTGAGGATAACTCCGACTATGTTTATGATGTTATGTGGTCGCCTGTGCATCCTGCCCTCTTTGCCTGTGTGGATGGAGTTGGACATTTAGACCTGTGGAACCTCAACAATGACACCGAG GTTCCCACTGCCAGTATTACAGTACAGGGGAGTCCTGCTCTGAATAGGCTGAGGTGGGCACAGACAGGCCGGGAGATTGCTGTGGGAGACTCTGATGGACAGGTTCTCATTTATGATGTTGGAGAG CAGATTGCCGTGCCTCGGACTGACGAGTGGACACGCTTCGTCAGGACGCTCACAGAGATTAATGAAAACCGGGAGGACGCAGAGGAGCTCGTGGCCCAGCGCATCCCGTCCTAA
- the dync1i2a gene encoding dynein, cytoplasmic 1, intermediate chain 2a isoform X1, giving the protein MSDKSELKAELERKKQRLAQIREEKKRKEEERKKKEAEQKEPVVVQDDSDLEKKRRETEALLQSIGIAPDVTTGSGPLSPTAKSAGTPSEAGSQDSGDGTTGPRTLHWDSDPSTLLLHSELGRGPAKLSIAKVVQVDFPPKEVVSYCKETQTPILSEQKEEEEEEEEMAPAEAVTEVEKETLVLGEEVEVPPHELTEEEKLQILHSEEFMDFFDHSTRIIERALSEHVDVFFDYSGRDLEEKEGEMQAGAKLSLNRQFTDEHWSKHRVVTCLDWSPQYPELLVASYNNNEEAPHEPDGVALVWNMKYKKTTPEYVFHCQSAVMSAAFVKFHPNLVVGGTYSGQIVLWDNRSNKRTPVQRTPLSAAAHTHPVYCVNVVGTQNAHNLISISTDGKMCSWSLDMLSQPQDSMELVFKQSKSVAVTSMSFPLGDVNNFVVGSEDGSVYTSCRHGSKAGISEMFEGHHGPVTGIHCHTAAGSVDFSHLFLTSSFDWTVKLWSTKNNKPLYSFEDNSDYVYDVMWSPVHPALFACVDGVGHLDLWNLNNDTEVPTASITVQGSPALNRLRWAQTGREIAVGDSDGQVLIYDVGEQIAVPRTDEWTRFVRTLTEINENREDAEELVAQRIPS; this is encoded by the exons ATGTCAGATAAGAGTGAGCTGAAGGCGGAGTTAGAGAGAAAGAAGCAGCGCCTCGCACAAAtaagggaagaaaagaaaagaaaagaggaagaacGCAAGAAAAAAGAG GCGGAGCAGAAAGAACCCGTTGTGGTGCAGGATGACTCCGATctggagaagaagaggagagagactGAAGCCCTGCTTCAGAGCATAGGAATTGCACCAGATGTGACTACAG GTTCTGGGCCCTTGTCTCCCACGGCCAAATCTGCTGGCACCCCAAGTGAGGCAGGTAGCCAGGATTCAGGCGATGGCACCACAGGACCCAG GACTCTCCACTGGGACTCTGATCCTTCTACATTACTGCTTCACTCCGAGCTGGG GAGAGGCCCGGCAAAGCTGAGCATAGCGAAGGTGGTTCAGGTGGACTTCCCACCCAAAGAGGTGGTGTCTTACTGCAAGGAGACTCAGACCCCCATCCTGAGTGAGCAGAAAGAGG aggaagaggaggaggaagagatggCTCCTGCAGAAGCAGTGACAGAAGTGGAAAAGGAGACATTGGTGTTGGGAGAAGAGGTAGAAG TGCCACCTCATGAGCTGACTGAGGAGGAGAAGCTACAGATTCTGCACTCTGAGGAATTTATGGACTTCTTTGACCACAGCACGCGCATCATTGAGAGAGCTTTGTCTGAACATGTGGATGTTTTCTTTGACTACAGTGGCCGTGACCTTGAGGAAAAGGAGGG TGAGATGCAGGCTGGAGCAAAGCTGTCTCTGAACAGACAGTTCACAGATGAGCACTGGTCCAAACACAGGGTGGTCACCTGTCTGGACTGGTCCCCACAG TATCCTGAGCTGCTGGTTGCCTCCTATAACAACAACGAGGAGGCACCGCATGAGCCTGATGGAGTGGCGCTGGTCTGGAACATGAAGTATAAGAAAACTACGCCCGAGTATGTCTTTCACTGCCAG tctgCAGTGATGTCAGCTGCATTTGTTAAGTTCCACCCTAACCTGGTGGTAGGTGGTACGTATTCAGGACAGATCGTACTATGGGACAATAGAAGTAACAAGCGAACTCCAGTGCAGAGGACTCCGCTTTCAGCCGCTGCTCACACG CATCCTGTTTACTGCGTGAATGTCGTCGGCACACAAAATGCTCACAACCTGATCAGCATCTCCACTGATGGTAAAATGTGCTCATGGAGTCTGGACATGTTGTCCCAGCCTCAG GACAGTATGGAGTTGGTGTTTAAGCAGTCCAAGTCTGTAGCAGTTACTTCCATGTCTTTCCCCTTGGGTGACGTCAATAACTTTGTGGTGGGCAGTGAGGATGGATCGGTCTACACATCCTGTCGGCACGGCAG TAAGGCAGGTATCAGCGAGATGTTTGAGGGCCACCACGGTCCAGTGACAGGAATCCATTGCCACACAGCGGCTGGTTCTGTAGacttctctcatctctttctcacTTCTTCCTTTGACTGGACCGTCAAACTCTGGAGCACTAAG aaTAATAAGCCGCTCTACTCCTTTGAGGATAACTCCGACTATGTTTATGATGTTATGTGGTCGCCTGTGCATCCTGCCCTCTTTGCCTGTGTGGATGGAGTTGGACATTTAGACCTGTGGAACCTCAACAATGACACCGAG GTTCCCACTGCCAGTATTACAGTACAGGGGAGTCCTGCTCTGAATAGGCTGAGGTGGGCACAGACAGGCCGGGAGATTGCTGTGGGAGACTCTGATGGACAGGTTCTCATTTATGATGTTGGAGAG CAGATTGCCGTGCCTCGGACTGACGAGTGGACACGCTTCGTCAGGACGCTCACAGAGATTAATGAAAACCGGGAGGACGCAGAGGAGCTCGTGGCCCAGCGCATCCCGTCCTAA